Proteins from one Megalopta genalis isolate 19385.01 chromosome 1, iyMegGena1_principal, whole genome shotgun sequence genomic window:
- the LOC117218776 gene encoding uncharacterized protein LOC117218776 yields MRLIRPAVPEAEIVCLVAASSGASSSPESRYPPRRLDGATHTCWCASTGTAATSRHSDDGRHDEEDLPSQLDPTASTSTSTLQRQQSQQQQQQQQPQTQQQQQQQQPPHHHHHHHPHHHRSSRDEGEPPAGRCPSCGQKRRIEISYTIEDLDAIEPAPLESQRTPTQRTCSCDVAEAPRAAERERGDLRKYRSTDTRWGDSSFLSPDEAIWDLKKRTAEGTEFRWELHTSNTDLDLAKKTKCSYHSLTPEEKKPHDIQRGDLRKHHSAETDKWSVKVDYLQPPMHDLRKHSSDDTRMAREARFLQVPEVLPNPKPRCTCPKSKILSPSPPAPAPVPAPVPVPAPVPTKVKTPSPKPAPVLTLPPPPPVSELLEELEQKESEKPPPVAAVTLKEPERKLYHSASLNVERPLPEVPVAAAPAGAALAPAAERPELKKHASEDTRLVRRDRPKLERSHARVDSQASRKWGAKEKVASPEEGKKPRPRWALKPHFSLPVEEKKSRWRSQESSEGFKSKSLKERPKYSIRRSMSPEPDPRQISKLDNRIVRRLISPEIMIAGAKWAPYENDSPLPTIGVKKREPAKHISEIKWTPYEGSPPQDEAGAGGASFAVAEPEETKSWSPFHNVTPTHHPPPEATPCRSDDEDFRWRILNQVSAFPIYQASPVKRQRSQQQYSPQPQPAQQQRKSISKLRGLSKKKPFGARARSESGRMPAQPPAQAEAGLRHPEERPAPPTVIVRAASEEPKRQRPQLTRSKALLEVPVSAGIGKRSLSEEVPRARGRDRPRAPHRARSEEAPRYDDPWYAKRDGLGRQATELREYVTTV; encoded by the exons ATGCGTTTGATTAGGCCTGCGGTACCGGAGGCCGAAATAGTGTGCCTGGTAGCGGCCTCGAGCGGAGCCTCGTCGTCTCCGGAGTCGCGGTACCCACCAAGGCGGCTTGACGGAGCTACACATACCTGCTGGTGCGCATCGACGGGCACAGCTGCGACGTCACGACACTCTGACGACGGCCGTCACGACGAGGAGGACCTGCCCTCGCAGCTTGACCCCACCGCATCGACCTCGACCTCGACGTTGCAACGACAGCAGTctcagcagcagcaacagcagcagcagccgcagacgcagcagcagcagcaacagcagcagccgCCGCACCATCATCATCACCACCATCCCCATCACCATCGATCTAGCCGCGACGAAGGCGAGCCGCCGGCCGGCAGGTGTCCGTCCTGCGGCCAGAAGCGTCGGATAGAGATCTCGTACACGATCGAGGATTTGGACGCGATCGAGCCGGCGCCGCTCGAGTCGCAGAGGACGCCCACCCAGAGGACCTGCAGCTGCGACGTCGCTGAGGCGCCCCGCGCCGCCGAGAGGGAACGCGGCGACCTGAGAAAGTACCGGAGCACCGACACCAGATGGGGGGACAGCAGCTTCCTGTCGCCGGACGAAGCGATCTGGGACCTGAAGAAGCGGACCGCCGAGGGCACCGAGTTCCGCTGGGAGCTACACACGTCGAACACCGACCTCGACCTGGCCAAGAAGACCAAATGCAGCTACCACAGCCTCACGCCGGAGGAGAAGAAGCCGCACGACATCCAGCGGGGCGACCTCAGGAAACACCATAGCGCGGAGACGGACAAGTGGTCGGTGAAGGTCGACTATCTGCAGCCGCCTATGCACGACCTGCGAAAGCACAGCAGCGACGACACCAGAATGGCCAGGGAGGCCCGGTTCCTCCAGGTGCCGGAGGTGCTCCCGAACCCGAAGCCCAGGTGCACCTGTCCGAAATCGAAGATCCTGTCGCCTTCTCCACCGGCCCCGGCCCCGGTACCAGCCCCGGTCCCGGTCCCGGCGCCGGTTCCGACCAAGGTCAAGACTCCTTCCCCGAAACCGGCGCCGGTCTTGACtctgccaccgccgccgcccgTGTCGGAGCTGCTGGAAGAGCTGGAGCAGAAGGAGTCGGAGAAGCCTCCTCCGGTTGCTGCCGTCACGCTGAAGGAGCCGGAGAGGAAGCTGTACCACTCGGCGTCGTTGAACGTCGAACGACCACTTCCGGAGGTGCCGGTCGCCGCTGCGCCAGCCGGCGCCGCGCTGGCGCCCGCCGCGGAGAGGCCGGAGCTGAAGAAGCACGCCAGCGAGGACACCAGGCTGGTGCGGCGGGACAGGCCGAAGCTGGAGCGGTCGCACGCGAGAGTGGATAGCCAGGCGTCGCGGAAATGGGGGGCGAAGGAGAAGGTGGCCAGCCCGGAGGAGGGCAAGAAGCCGCGGCCGCGATGGGCGTTGAAGCCGCACTTCTCGCTGCCGGTCGAGGAGAAGAAGTCCCGCTGGAGGAGCCAGGAATCGAGCGAAGGCTTCAAGTCGAAGAGCCTGAAGGAACGGCCGAAGTACAGCATCCGCAGGAGCATGTCGCCGGAGCCGGACCCGCGGCAGATCAGCAAGCTGGACAACAGGATCGTGCGCCGGCTGATCTCGCCCGAGATCATGATCGCGGGGGCCAAATGGGCGCCGTACGAGAACGACTCGCCGTTGCCGACGATCGGCGTGAAGAAGCGGGAGCCGGCGAAGCACATCAGCGAGATCAAGTGGACGCCGTACGAAGGCTCGCCACCTCAGGACGAGGCCGGGGCCGGCGGCGCGAGCTTCGCGGTGGCAGAGCCGGAGGAGACCAAGTCCTGGTCGCCGTTCCACAACGTGACGCCGACGCACCACCCGCCGCCGGAGGCGACGCCCTGTCGCAGCGACGACGAAGATTTCCGCTGGCGAATCCTGAACCAGGTGTCCGCGTTCCCAATATATCAAG CGTCACCGGTGAAGCGGCAGAGGTCCCAACAGCAGTACTCGCCGCAGCCGCAACCGGCGCAGCAGCAGAGGAAGAGCATCTCGAAGCTCCGCGGCCTGTCGAAGAAGAAGCCGTTTGGCGCGAGGGCCCGCTCGGAGAGCGGCCGCATGCCCGCGCAGCCGCCGGCCCAGGCCGAGGCCGGGCTTCGGCACCCGGAGGAGCGGCCCGCGCCGCCGACGGTGATCGTTCGCGCGGCCAGCGAGGAGCCGAAGAGACAGAGGCCGCAGCTGACCCGGTCGAAGGCGCTGCTCGAAGTGCCGGTCTCGGCCGGCATCGGGAAGAGATCGTTGAGCGAGGAGGTGCCGCGCGCGCGGGGCCGCGACCGTCCGCGCGCTCCCCACAGGGCCCGCAGCGAGGAGGCGCCGAGATACGACGATCCCTGGTACGCGAAGCGGGACGGCCTGGGCCGCCAGGCCACCGAACTGAGGGAGTACGTGACGACGGTTTAG